From the Cupriavidus necator N-1 genome, one window contains:
- the fdhD gene encoding formate dehydrogenase accessory sulfurtransferase FdhD has product MQCTELVEHSGYEARSIVRHKNCVVQPATDNVAEELPVALVYNGISHAVMMATPLDLEAFAVGFSLTEGIVGRNAEIHDLEVRVHAHGAEVQMEISEHAFATMRARRRALAGRTGCGVCGIESIELLDLEPARMPEPATRLTPSREMIERAVAALPSHQRLMQATGGVHAAAWCGAGGEILHVFEDVGRHNGLDKLIGHLAMQRMAMDDGFVLLSSRASYELVRKVARMNIQMLATISAPTSLAIRIAEQAGLRLLSFCRQDGYVDYTSAALDASRGDAAC; this is encoded by the coding sequence ATGCAATGCACCGAACTGGTTGAACACTCAGGCTATGAAGCGCGCAGCATCGTGCGGCACAAGAACTGCGTGGTGCAGCCGGCCACGGACAACGTGGCGGAAGAGCTCCCGGTGGCGCTGGTGTACAACGGCATCTCGCACGCCGTGATGATGGCCACGCCGCTGGACCTGGAGGCATTCGCGGTCGGCTTCTCGCTGACCGAGGGCATCGTCGGGCGCAATGCGGAGATCCACGACCTGGAAGTGCGCGTGCACGCGCACGGCGCCGAGGTACAGATGGAGATCAGCGAACACGCCTTTGCCACCATGCGGGCCCGCCGGCGCGCGCTGGCGGGGCGCACCGGCTGCGGCGTCTGCGGCATCGAGAGCATCGAGCTGCTCGACCTGGAGCCCGCGCGCATGCCCGAGCCGGCCACCCGGCTGACGCCGTCGCGCGAGATGATCGAGCGCGCCGTCGCGGCGCTGCCGTCGCACCAGCGGCTGATGCAGGCTACCGGGGGCGTCCACGCCGCGGCCTGGTGCGGTGCGGGCGGCGAGATCCTGCATGTGTTCGAGGATGTGGGCCGCCACAACGGCCTGGACAAGCTGATCGGCCACCTGGCGATGCAGCGCATGGCGATGGACGACGGCTTCGTGCTGCTGTCCAGCCGCGCCAGCTATGAACTGGTGCGCAAGGTGGCGCGCATGAATATCCAGATGCTGGCGACGATCTCGGCGCCGACCTCGCTGGCGATCCGCATCGCCGAGCAGGCCGGCCTGCGCCTGCTCAGCTTCTGCCGCCAGGATGGTTATGTCGACTATACCAGCGCCGCATTGGACGCCAGCCGCGGAGACGCAGCATGCTGA
- a CDS encoding phosphate-starvation-inducible protein PsiE, translating to MNMDKSPGARPGQSHVRARVESFLGMVELAGLVVIGLATTFAMAQEGWKVAAMGVFSITDLLLVFLYLEVLAMVVRYLRLGQLPVRFPLYIAMVSLARDLILRFNESTEFHMLALCAGVVMLAFGVLILRYGQYRFPSNDDREAGAGE from the coding sequence ATGAACATGGACAAAAGCCCCGGCGCCCGGCCGGGCCAGAGCCACGTGCGCGCCCGGGTGGAATCCTTCCTGGGCATGGTGGAACTGGCTGGCCTGGTCGTGATCGGCCTGGCCACGACCTTTGCCATGGCACAGGAAGGCTGGAAGGTCGCGGCCATGGGGGTCTTCTCGATCACCGACCTGCTGCTGGTGTTCCTGTACCTGGAGGTGCTGGCGATGGTGGTGCGCTACCTGAGGCTGGGCCAGCTGCCCGTGCGCTTCCCCTTGTACATCGCGATGGTGTCGCTGGCGCGCGACCTGATCCTGCGCTTCAACGAGTCCACCGAGTTCCACATGCTGGCCTTGTGCGCGGGCGTGGTCATGCTGGCCTTCGGCGTGCTGATCCTGCGCTACGGGCAATACCGCTTCCCCAGCAACGACGACAGGGAAGCCGGCGCCGGCGAGTGA
- a CDS encoding FdhF/YdeP family oxidoreductase, translated as MSSPTPEKGHIAPYTHPAAGWGALKYVAINLIKEKVAGGKYKMLFKQNQADGFDCPGCAWPDRQHASTFEFCENGVKAVAAESTSMRVTPEFFAQHTVTSLMAQTDYELEQHGRLTHPMVYDAQTDKYRAIAWDEAFALIGRHLRALPDPNQAAFYTSGRASNEAAFLYQLFVRAYGTNNFPDCSNMCHEATSRGLPPTIGVGKATVVLDDFEHADTILLFGHNAATNHPRMLGELRECARRGATIVSINPLRERGVERFTSPQHPVEMLTGSSTKIASMFVQPKLGGDFALIKGMAKRLDELDEEAIRHGRERLIDVDFVREHTIGFGDFIEDLRVESWADIVAESGVSQEDIDALTQVYARGKRVIACWGMGLTQHKHSVPTVQILSNLMMMRGNIGRPGAGLLPVRGHSNVQGDRTVGIEEKPEQEFLDRLQAAFGFEPPRKHGYDVVHTISAMLEGKVKVFVGLGGNFSTATPDTPRTFEALRQCDLTVNIATKLNRSHLVHGKESLILPTLGRTEIDQQDGVAQGVTVEDSVCMVHISFGMNAPASPHLLSEIAIVAHMAAATLGSQKIDWLWYAQDYARIRDAIEQVIDGFESYNARVAVPGGFHLTPAACNRVWHTPSGKAQFLVNRIEKDTPISRARQKYGDKLMVMMTTRSHDQYNTTIYGLDDRYRGVFGLRRVVFISPADLARLGLKAGQHVDITSVWDDGVQRQVEDFVLVEYDIPQGCLGAYYPETNPLVPLESTGDGCGTPTSKSVPVLLTPSRRQPAAAA; from the coding sequence ATGAGCTCCCCGACCCCTGAAAAAGGCCACATCGCCCCCTACACCCACCCCGCCGCCGGCTGGGGTGCGCTGAAGTACGTTGCCATCAACCTGATCAAGGAGAAGGTTGCCGGAGGCAAGTACAAGATGCTGTTCAAGCAGAACCAGGCCGATGGCTTCGACTGCCCCGGCTGTGCCTGGCCGGACCGGCAGCACGCCTCCACCTTTGAATTCTGCGAGAACGGCGTCAAGGCCGTGGCCGCCGAATCCACCAGCATGCGCGTGACCCCTGAGTTCTTTGCGCAGCACACGGTGACGTCGCTGATGGCGCAGACCGATTATGAGCTGGAGCAGCACGGGCGGCTGACGCACCCCATGGTCTATGACGCGCAGACCGACAAGTACCGTGCGATCGCCTGGGACGAGGCCTTTGCGCTGATCGGGCGCCACCTGCGCGCGCTGCCGGACCCGAACCAGGCCGCATTCTATACGTCGGGGCGCGCCAGCAACGAGGCCGCCTTCCTCTACCAGCTGTTCGTGCGAGCCTATGGCACCAACAACTTCCCCGACTGCTCGAACATGTGCCACGAGGCCACCAGCCGGGGCCTGCCGCCGACCATCGGCGTGGGCAAGGCCACCGTGGTGCTGGATGATTTCGAGCATGCCGACACCATCCTGCTGTTCGGCCACAACGCGGCCACCAACCATCCGCGCATGCTGGGCGAGCTGCGCGAGTGCGCGCGGCGCGGCGCCACCATTGTGTCGATCAACCCGCTGCGCGAACGCGGGGTGGAGCGCTTTACCAGCCCGCAGCACCCGGTGGAGATGCTCACCGGCTCCAGCACCAAGATCGCCTCGATGTTCGTGCAGCCCAAGCTGGGCGGCGACTTTGCGTTGATCAAGGGCATGGCCAAGCGCCTGGACGAACTCGACGAAGAGGCCATCCGGCACGGCCGCGAGCGCCTGATCGACGTGGATTTCGTGCGCGAGCACACCATCGGCTTCGGCGACTTCATCGAAGACCTGCGCGTGGAAAGCTGGGCCGACATCGTCGCCGAGTCGGGCGTGTCGCAGGAAGATATCGATGCGCTGACCCAGGTCTACGCCAGGGGTAAGCGCGTGATCGCCTGCTGGGGCATGGGCCTGACGCAGCATAAGCACTCCGTGCCGACGGTGCAGATCCTGTCCAACCTGATGATGATGCGCGGGAACATCGGGCGCCCCGGTGCGGGGCTGCTGCCGGTGCGCGGGCATTCGAACGTGCAGGGCGACCGCACGGTGGGTATCGAAGAGAAGCCTGAGCAGGAATTCCTGGACCGCCTGCAGGCCGCCTTCGGCTTCGAGCCGCCGCGCAAGCACGGGTATGACGTGGTCCACACCATCTCGGCGATGCTCGAGGGCAAGGTCAAGGTCTTTGTCGGCCTGGGCGGCAATTTCTCCACCGCCACGCCGGATACGCCGCGCACCTTCGAGGCCCTGCGCCAGTGCGACCTGACCGTAAATATCGCCACCAAGCTCAACCGCAGCCACCTGGTGCACGGCAAGGAGTCGCTGATCCTGCCGACGCTGGGCCGCACCGAGATCGACCAGCAGGACGGCGTGGCGCAGGGCGTGACGGTCGAGGACTCGGTCTGCATGGTCCATATCTCCTTCGGCATGAACGCGCCGGCGTCGCCGCACCTGTTGTCGGAGATTGCCATCGTCGCGCACATGGCGGCCGCCACGCTGGGCTCGCAGAAGATCGACTGGCTCTGGTATGCGCAGGACTATGCCCGCATCCGCGACGCCATCGAGCAGGTGATCGACGGATTCGAGAGCTACAACGCGCGCGTGGCGGTGCCGGGCGGGTTCCACCTGACGCCGGCGGCATGCAACCGGGTCTGGCATACGCCGTCGGGCAAGGCGCAGTTCCTGGTCAACCGCATCGAAAAGGACACCCCCATCAGCCGGGCCCGCCAGAAGTATGGCGACAAGCTGATGGTGATGATGACCACGCGCTCGCACGACCAGTACAACACCACGATCTATGGCCTGGACGACCGCTACCGCGGCGTGTTCGGCCTGCGCCGGGTGGTCTTCATCAGCCCCGCTGACCTGGCGCGGCTTGGCCTGAAGGCGGGCCAGCACGTGGACATCACCAGTGTCTGGGACGACGGCGTGCAGCGCCAGGTCGAGGACTTCGTGCTGGTCGAATACGACATCCCGCAAGGCTGCCTGGGGGCGTACTACCCCGAGACCAATCCGCTGGTGCCGCTGGAAAGCACTGGCGATGGCTGCGGCACGCCCACGTCGAAGTCGGTGCCGGTGTTGCTGACCCCGTCCCGTCGGCAGCCCGCGGCGGCGGCCTGA
- a CDS encoding LysR family transcriptional regulator, whose product MEDVLDRKRALCLLQIIETGTVRGAAEVLELDPSVVSRAVAKLEQDTGLTLLERRGRGVVATDAGRLLALFARRQQDLNDTFLAEVNNLKNARRGHVELVFGEGFVDLVLDPVLQGFLRKHPDVSCSIQVAGTDETVRHILEDLAHIGFVFQPPDDVRLRSHYSRLSPIRVHVHKDHPLARRRRALTLADLAPHQGAALTESFGVRKHIQAAELDEHVTLKPMLVTNSFKVLWEYAAMGLGYIMTARSVALKEPQFRQLVSLPLANPILNNSRIHIITRTGRHLSPVADSLLRHLVKAFPLV is encoded by the coding sequence ATGGAAGATGTGCTGGACCGCAAGCGCGCGCTGTGCCTGTTGCAGATCATCGAGACCGGCACTGTGCGCGGCGCGGCCGAGGTGCTTGAGTTGGATCCGTCGGTGGTGAGCCGCGCCGTGGCGAAACTGGAGCAGGATACCGGGCTGACTTTGCTTGAGCGGCGCGGGCGGGGTGTTGTCGCCACCGATGCCGGGCGCCTGCTGGCGCTGTTTGCCCGGCGCCAGCAGGACCTGAACGATACTTTCCTTGCCGAGGTCAACAACCTGAAGAATGCCCGGCGTGGCCACGTGGAGCTGGTCTTTGGCGAAGGCTTCGTCGACCTGGTGCTAGATCCCGTGCTGCAGGGCTTCCTGCGCAAGCATCCCGACGTGAGCTGCAGCATCCAGGTGGCCGGCACCGATGAAACGGTGCGGCATATCCTGGAGGACCTGGCGCATATCGGCTTTGTCTTTCAGCCGCCCGACGATGTGCGCCTGCGCTCGCACTATTCAAGGCTGTCGCCGATCCGCGTGCATGTGCACAAGGACCATCCGTTGGCGCGCAGGCGCCGCGCGCTGACGCTCGCGGACCTGGCGCCGCACCAGGGAGCGGCGCTGACGGAATCGTTCGGTGTGCGCAAGCATATCCAGGCGGCGGAGCTGGACGAGCACGTCACCCTGAAGCCGATGCTTGTGACCAACTCGTTCAAGGTGCTGTGGGAATATGCAGCGATGGGGCTGGGCTACATCATGACGGCACGCTCGGTGGCGCTGAAGGAGCCGCAGTTCAGGCAGCTGGTGTCATTGCCGCTGGCCAATCCCATCCTGAACAATAGCCGCATCCACATCATCACCCGGACCGGCCGGCACCTGTCGCCGGTGGCTGACAGCTTGCTGCGGCACCTGGTGAAGGCGTTCCCGCTGGTCTGA
- a CDS encoding M20 aminoacylase family protein gives MNQAPLADLHQSIQTLSPEFVEIRRKIHAHPELAFEERRTSDLVAGRLAAWGYEVHRGMGTTGVVGRLRKGQGSKALGIRADMDALPIQEKTGLDYASTIAGKMHACGHDGHTAILLCAARYLAESADFNGTLNLIFQPAEENEGGALRMLEDGLFEQFPCDEIYALHNSPGLPVGQIGVIAGPAMASFDRATVTLRGRGAHGAMPHHGIDAMQCAASIVLGLQSIVSREIDALKSAVITVGSIQAGTTYNVVPDSATIKIGVRTLDPQVRTLVEARISEFVAAQAQSFRLQSEVVYERKYPVLVNHDAQTERARQAAIRLVGADNVVERPPVMGSEDFAYMLEHRPGAYIRLGNGLGEDGGCMVHNPLYDFNDKALPVGAAFWAHLTQSYLV, from the coding sequence ATGAACCAGGCCCCGCTTGCCGATCTGCACCAATCCATCCAGACCCTGTCGCCGGAGTTCGTTGAGATCCGCCGAAAGATCCATGCGCACCCCGAACTGGCCTTTGAAGAGCGCCGGACCAGCGACCTGGTCGCCGGGCGGCTGGCGGCATGGGGCTACGAAGTGCATCGTGGCATGGGCACCACCGGTGTCGTGGGCAGGCTCAGGAAGGGGCAAGGCAGCAAGGCGCTGGGCATCCGCGCCGACATGGACGCGCTGCCGATCCAGGAGAAGACCGGCCTGGACTACGCCAGCACCATCGCCGGCAAGATGCACGCCTGCGGCCATGACGGGCACACGGCGATCCTGCTGTGCGCCGCCAGGTACCTGGCCGAGTCCGCCGATTTCAATGGCACGCTGAACCTGATCTTCCAGCCGGCCGAAGAGAACGAAGGCGGTGCGCTGCGCATGTTGGAAGATGGGCTGTTCGAGCAATTCCCCTGCGACGAAATCTATGCGCTGCACAATTCCCCGGGCCTGCCGGTCGGCCAGATCGGGGTCATCGCCGGCCCTGCCATGGCCTCGTTCGACCGCGCCACGGTCACGCTGCGCGGCCGCGGCGCCCATGGCGCCATGCCGCATCATGGCATCGACGCCATGCAGTGCGCCGCCAGCATTGTGCTGGGCCTGCAATCGATCGTCAGCCGCGAGATCGATGCGCTCAAGTCGGCGGTCATTACGGTGGGCTCCATCCAGGCCGGCACCACCTACAACGTCGTGCCCGATAGCGCAACGATCAAGATCGGCGTGCGCACGCTGGACCCGCAGGTGCGCACGCTGGTCGAGGCGCGCATCAGCGAATTTGTCGCCGCCCAGGCCCAGAGCTTCCGGCTGCAATCCGAGGTCGTCTACGAACGCAAGTACCCGGTGCTGGTCAACCACGACGCGCAGACCGAGCGCGCGCGCCAGGCCGCGATCCGGCTGGTGGGCGCGGACAACGTGGTCGAGCGCCCGCCGGTGATGGGCAGCGAGGACTTCGCCTACATGCTGGAGCACCGGCCCGGTGCCTACATCCGGCTTGGCAACGGCCTGGGCGAAGATGGCGGTTGCATGGTCCACAACCCCCTGTACGACTTCAATGACAAGGCTCTGCCTGTCGGTGCCGCATTCTGGGCACACCTGACGCAAAGCTATCTGGTTTGA
- a CDS encoding tripartite tricarboxylate transporter substrate binding protein — translation MASLNRRRFLQYAGLSAGTSVLAGLPAFAADNFPAKSLSLVVPYPAGGASDTSARIFGESIGKSVRQQVIVENYGGGTGLIGANKVLGAPADGYTFFHGSINEVFLAPMLNPAARYKPQDFQLAAPISDANIVLLVRNGIAVDVLDKFLDYAKQSKGKPLTYATVGIDSIYHLMGDALAARLGVPFLHVPYKGGAPALQGLAGGEVDFAILPYQSSFDSMQQQGRLKVLSSFARALPPALKHIPLISQSRMVPDFEYSIGGGYFVRQGTPASRVAVLRKAIGEALAKPEIRAKLEAEGRTVAQPIDSQEQANQVFDQYLGRVTQLIRNVGRKTNAS, via the coding sequence ATGGCTTCACTGAACCGCCGCCGCTTCCTTCAATACGCCGGTCTTTCCGCCGGCACCTCCGTGCTGGCCGGCCTGCCGGCCTTTGCCGCAGACAACTTTCCCGCCAAGTCGCTGTCCCTGGTGGTCCCCTACCCGGCCGGCGGTGCCAGCGACACTTCTGCCCGCATCTTCGGGGAATCCATCGGCAAGAGCGTCAGGCAGCAGGTGATCGTCGAGAACTACGGTGGCGGTACTGGGCTGATCGGCGCCAACAAGGTGCTGGGCGCACCGGCTGATGGCTACACCTTCTTCCACGGGTCGATCAACGAGGTCTTCCTGGCCCCCATGCTCAACCCGGCGGCGCGCTACAAGCCGCAGGACTTCCAGCTGGCCGCACCCATCAGCGACGCCAACATCGTGCTGCTCGTCAGGAACGGCATTGCCGTCGATGTCCTGGACAAGTTCCTGGACTATGCGAAGCAAAGCAAGGGAAAACCGCTGACCTACGCCACGGTCGGCATCGACTCCATCTATCACCTCATGGGCGATGCCCTCGCTGCCCGGCTCGGCGTGCCCTTCCTGCACGTGCCGTACAAGGGCGGCGCACCGGCGCTGCAGGGCCTTGCCGGCGGTGAGGTCGACTTTGCCATCCTGCCTTACCAGTCCAGTTTCGACAGCATGCAGCAACAGGGCCGGCTGAAGGTGCTAAGCAGCTTCGCCAGGGCTCTGCCCCCGGCACTCAAGCATATTCCGCTGATCTCGCAAAGCCGGATGGTGCCCGACTTCGAGTACTCGATCGGCGGCGGCTACTTCGTCAGGCAGGGCACGCCCGCGAGCCGGGTGGCGGTACTGCGCAAGGCGATTGGCGAAGCCCTGGCCAAGCCCGAGATCCGGGCCAAGCTGGAAGCCGAGGGACGTACGGTCGCACAGCCGATCGACAGCCAGGAGCAGGCGAATCAGGTCTTCGACCAGTACCTGGGACGTGTCACACAACTGATCCGGAACGTGGGCCGCAAGACCAACGCGTCCTGA
- a CDS encoding dienelactone hydrolase family protein: MDAGKLPLERSLVEYTDGTTVFEGYVARPAGLAQRTPCVLLAHEWSGLNAAMRRCADQLAALGYIGFAADVYGKGVRGDELGDNAHLMGPMMADRRLFRRRLLAGFDAATRFPGVDAHRMAALGYCFGALCAPYLARAAPPNLLATVSFHGVLHAPRIGPQAPITSSILLLHGWEDPVAPPNDVLGIAGELTGAGADWQLHAYGHARHAFTFEGRIFRNVALPMMRRRTAGPGRQCRPSWPNGLPRVCHPRQPDRPAQAPAATSLQDALVLRPTFRISCVTRPRYWSKT, encoded by the coding sequence ATGGACGCCGGGAAACTGCCGCTGGAACGATCGTTGGTCGAGTACACGGATGGCACGACTGTCTTCGAAGGGTATGTAGCGCGGCCCGCCGGGCTGGCGCAACGCACGCCGTGCGTGCTGCTGGCCCATGAATGGAGTGGACTCAACGCCGCGATGCGCCGCTGCGCCGACCAGCTCGCGGCACTGGGCTACATCGGCTTTGCCGCAGACGTGTACGGCAAGGGCGTCCGTGGTGACGAGCTGGGAGACAACGCGCATCTCATGGGCCCGATGATGGCCGATCGCCGCCTGTTTCGCCGGCGCCTGTTGGCCGGGTTCGATGCGGCCACCAGGTTTCCCGGAGTCGATGCGCACCGGATGGCCGCGCTCGGGTATTGCTTCGGCGCCCTGTGCGCCCCGTATCTGGCGCGCGCGGCCCCGCCAAACCTTCTGGCTACCGTCAGCTTTCACGGGGTGCTCCACGCGCCGCGGATCGGCCCGCAAGCACCCATCACCTCCAGCATCCTGCTACTGCATGGTTGGGAAGACCCGGTCGCGCCGCCGAACGACGTTCTCGGCATTGCAGGGGAACTGACCGGCGCCGGCGCGGACTGGCAGCTACATGCCTATGGCCATGCCCGGCACGCATTCACGTTCGAGGGGCGAATCTTCCGGAACGTGGCATTGCCTATGATGCGGCGGCGGACCGCCGGTCCTGGGCGGCAATGCAGGCCTTCCTGGCCGAACGGCTTGCCCCGGGTGTGTCACCCAAGGCAGCCTGACCGGCCAGCTCAGGCGCCTGCTGCGACAAGCCTTCAGGACGCGTTGGTCTTGCGGCCCACGTTCCGGATCAGTTGTGTGACACGTCCCAGGTACTGGTCGAAGACCTGA
- a CDS encoding helix-turn-helix transcriptional regulator gives MLLNALAGYLGDGAAHALSADLSAAWTPARIACQLDAWLLQRMTAIRPPAELATIRAAHALLRQGRQVQEVASLTAVNRRQLNRWFERHLGLGPKQLMDLERLQFSIQAVQRGEGDALSGYSDQPHKIRSWRRRLAQTPGDYARNGPSPLAEYFGRLPDDAPAFYL, from the coding sequence GTGCTATTAAATGCCCTGGCCGGATACCTTGGGGATGGCGCGGCCCACGCGCTCAGCGCCGACCTGAGCGCCGCCTGGACGCCGGCGCGGATTGCCTGCCAGCTGGACGCGTGGTTGCTGCAGCGCATGACGGCTATCCGGCCGCCTGCGGAACTGGCGACGATCAGGGCGGCGCATGCGCTGCTGCGCCAGGGACGGCAGGTGCAGGAAGTCGCCAGCCTGACCGCCGTCAACCGGCGCCAGCTGAACCGCTGGTTCGAGCGGCACCTTGGCCTTGGCCCCAAGCAGTTGATGGACCTGGAGCGATTGCAGTTCAGCATCCAGGCCGTGCAACGCGGCGAGGGCGACGCGCTGTCGGGCTATAGCGATCAGCCGCATAAGATCCGGAGCTGGCGACGGCGCCTGGCCCAGACGCCGGGCGACTATGCGCGCAACGGGCCATCGCCGCTTGCCGAGTACTTCGGACGCCTGCCAGACGATGCCCCGGCCTTCTATCTCTGA
- a CDS encoding chromate resistance protein ChrB domain-containing protein, translated as MEPAPELWTLLVISLPTKGATARMRIWRALKALGCAALRDGAYLLPTASAQSAQLRDLADETIQEGGQAWLLNVRAQDPAEAHAYRTLFDRTADYAGWLAALSEDRKSLSGQDEAGIARLLRRHGRAFDAIAGTDFFPNDASANAALQWRDFNSAVETLRSPGEPQPASGGIPRRDPAQYQGRDWATRRHLWVDRVACAWLIQRFIDPHARFLWLEHPADCPHDALGFDFDGAAFTHVGDKVSFEVLLASFGLDADRGLARLASMVHALDIGGAQVPEASGFEAVLAGAREHLADDDALLAEIGRTLDSLYVHFSGKR; from the coding sequence ATGGAACCAGCTCCGGAACTGTGGACCCTCCTCGTCATCAGCCTGCCAACCAAGGGCGCTACTGCCCGGATGCGCATCTGGCGAGCCCTCAAGGCACTAGGCTGCGCTGCATTGCGCGACGGCGCCTATCTGTTGCCGACGGCAAGCGCGCAAAGCGCTCAACTGCGCGACCTGGCCGATGAAACCATCCAGGAAGGCGGCCAGGCCTGGCTGCTGAACGTGCGCGCGCAAGATCCGGCGGAGGCTCACGCCTACCGGACACTGTTTGACCGCACGGCCGACTACGCCGGCTGGCTGGCCGCCCTCTCCGAGGACCGCAAGAGCTTGTCCGGCCAGGATGAAGCCGGGATCGCCCGCCTGCTGCGCCGGCACGGCCGTGCCTTTGATGCCATCGCCGGGACCGACTTTTTCCCCAACGACGCCTCGGCCAACGCCGCCTTGCAATGGCGGGACTTCAACAGTGCGGTCGAAACCCTGCGCTCGCCAGGCGAGCCCCAGCCTGCAAGCGGCGGCATCCCGCGCCGGGATCCTGCCCAATACCAGGGGCGCGACTGGGCAACGCGGCGCCACCTGTGGGTGGACCGGGTTGCCTGCGCGTGGCTGATCCAGCGTTTTATTGACCCGCATGCGCGCTTCCTGTGGCTGGAGCATCCCGCGGACTGCCCGCATGACGCGCTGGGTTTCGACTTCGACGGCGCCGCCTTCACGCATGTGGGCGACAAGGTTTCATTTGAGGTGCTGCTGGCCAGCTTCGGGCTGGACGCCGACCGCGGACTGGCCCGCCTGGCCAGCATGGTCCACGCCCTGGATATCGGCGGGGCCCAGGTGCCCGAAGCCAGCGGCTTCGAAGCCGTACTTGCCGGCGCGCGCGAGCACCTGGCGGATGACGACGCACTGCTGGCCGAAATCGGCCGTACCCTGGATTCCCTTTATGTGCATTTTTCCGGAAAGCGATAG
- a CDS encoding chromate transporter yields MSNVSQAPTPPAALTERPRYTLWQLVGYMLRLGTLGFGGPVALAGYMHRDLVDRRQWITDADYKEGLALAQLAPGPLAAQLAIYLGYVHYRIAGATLVGIAFVLPSFLMVLALGWAYVRFGGLTWMQSVFYGVGAAVIGIIAISAYKLTTKSVGKDRLLWAIYLVLAAVTVVTESEIAWMFLAAGLLVWFWRAPPKWLRQGGLHAAAATQLPLAGGVAGAIDWPLLAQIAVFFAKAGAFVFGSGLAIVPFLYGSVVTDFHWLNDKQFVDAVAVAMITPGPVVITVGFIGYLVAGFPGASVAALATFLPCYLFTVLPAPYFKKYGKLPAILAFVDGVTAAAVGAITGAVIVLARRSIVDVPTVLLALCTVALLLKFKKLPEPVIVAGAALIGLVVYPLMHH; encoded by the coding sequence ATGAGCAACGTCTCCCAGGCCCCAACCCCTCCGGCCGCACTCACGGAACGGCCGCGCTACACCCTCTGGCAGCTGGTCGGCTACATGCTGCGCCTGGGCACGCTCGGCTTCGGCGGTCCGGTGGCGCTGGCCGGCTATATGCATCGCGACCTGGTAGACCGGCGCCAGTGGATCACCGACGCCGACTACAAGGAGGGGCTGGCCCTGGCACAGCTGGCACCTGGCCCGCTGGCCGCGCAACTGGCCATCTACCTGGGCTATGTCCATTACCGGATCGCGGGCGCGACGCTGGTCGGGATCGCGTTCGTGCTGCCGTCATTCCTGATGGTGCTGGCGCTGGGCTGGGCCTATGTGCGCTTTGGCGGCCTGACGTGGATGCAGTCCGTGTTCTACGGCGTCGGGGCCGCGGTGATCGGCATCATTGCGATCAGCGCGTACAAGCTCACCACCAAGAGCGTGGGCAAGGACCGCCTGCTGTGGGCGATCTACCTGGTACTTGCCGCGGTCACGGTGGTCACCGAATCCGAAATCGCGTGGATGTTCCTCGCGGCCGGGCTGCTGGTGTGGTTCTGGCGCGCCCCGCCCAAATGGCTGCGCCAGGGCGGCCTGCACGCGGCCGCGGCGACACAGCTGCCCCTGGCCGGCGGCGTGGCCGGCGCCATTGACTGGCCCCTGCTGGCGCAGATTGCCGTGTTCTTTGCCAAGGCGGGCGCATTTGTGTTCGGCTCGGGGCTGGCCATTGTGCCGTTCCTGTACGGCAGCGTGGTCACCGACTTCCATTGGCTCAATGACAAGCAGTTCGTGGATGCCGTGGCGGTGGCCATGATCACGCCCGGCCCCGTGGTGATCACCGTTGGCTTTATCGGCTACCTGGTGGCCGGCTTTCCGGGCGCGTCGGTTGCGGCGCTGGCCACCTTCCTGCCGTGCTACCTGTTCACCGTCCTGCCGGCCCCCTACTTCAAGAAATACGGCAAGCTGCCCGCCATCCTAGCCTTTGTCGATGGCGTGACCGCTGCCGCGGTGGGAGCCATCACCGGCGCGGTGATCGTGCTGGCCAGGCGTTCGATCGTGGATGTGCCGACGGTGCTGCTGGCGCTTTGCACGGTGGCGCTGCTGCTCAAATTCAAGAAGCTGCCCGAACCCGTGATCGTGGCCGGCGCCGCGCTGATCGGCCTGGTGGTCTATCCGCTCATGCATCATTGA